The DNA window CAAATCTTACAGCAAGTGTTGAGATGTAACCGCAGTAGTACATGCGCTACTAGTTGTTACTGTCTTGCACAAGTCCTTTTCCTACCAAACCGCAAGCTATACACATGCTTCAAGTTGATATCATCCTCCTTTTTAAGTTATAACCTCGTTACAAATAGCTTTGCGCCTGTATGTTATGAATCCTTCATATATTATGAAAGGATAGAGTGTCCACATACGATTcatattacttttttgtttgcAGATCATTGTATTGGCAATGATGCTGCAGTTCAAAGTTATTTTTTCAGACATGCGCTGTCTTAAAATTATGACAATAATGAGTTTCCCTTGATTGGTTAGAAGCCTGCAATGCGTATTAGCTTCAAGTTTCATTAAGAGTATCATGCTCACAGAAGGACTGTACAGCTGTGTAAGATATTCTACATGTTGGTGCCAGTTGTGTAGCAATAAACTATGCTTGATTTTACACTTGTTTGTGAAGTTAGCTATCATATGGTtgaaacttaaattttattttattggttttaGCATGTAGTATCATGCAACCATTTGCTTATGTTTCCTACTGATGAACTActtttcaccatcaaatttGATTCTAGTAGGGGAATACGGATCTTTTTCAGTTTCACTAATTTGTGTTCACGTATTTTAATTCCACTTTATCATCTATTTGGTTTTGCTAATATTTAGTGTagtaacattttctttttccttaaaGATTTAGTCTAGTTCTAAGCACGGCCATGGTTTTCAACAATCTTTGAAGAAACATGTTAACATGCTGTTTGGTTTTGTGCTTACTAGCTCTCTAAGATTTTTATTTCCGTTCTTCTTATGTAGGAATAAGCCCTTCCCATAAGCAAATGAAATACTGGAAGATTCTTTTTTGAGGTGAATATAgtagtatttaatatttttaataaaggtTATGGAGGCGCGTCCTGCTTTATCTGTCCAGAGGACGGGTGCACATCAACTCAGTAATTTTGGAGCATCAGGAGCTCATTCTTCATTACCTGTGCTTCAAACAAGTCTGGAAGAGAAATATCCTAAGTTGCCAGGGGCTGCCCTTTCTTCGTTTCCTTCAAACAGTGGGGCTGTCAGTCATTTGTTTTCCTCACCATCGGAGTTCTCGACCAATCTTGCCTTTTCATCTGTTCTGCCTTATGATGAGCAtttggcacctgcaactttcatTTCTCAGCCAACAATTAATGAGGCATCAATTCCATTAGCTAATTCTGGAGTTCTTCAAGGTGCTGCATCAAGCCAGTATGTTAATGTAAATAGTGAATCCTGGCGTACAGAGTTATTGCCTGATTACCTTGATTACTCGGTAAATGCCCCTGTCCAGAACACTCAGCTTGATTGTAGAAATTCAGGTGATTGTCACATCCCACCTGAGGATCTTAGCAAACAAAGTGATTGGCCGGAATGGGCTGACCTTGtaatgaatgatgatgatgctTTGACTTCTAACTGGATGGTTGATACTAGCATTGCTGATGCAGAACCAAAGGTCAGTTCTGTTCTATACCCAactgttgtatatatattcatcttaatttaattttcattttcttactCTCCTTTCAATAACTAAAAAGGAGATGGCTCTTACATTTCTTTGTTGTGTGATTAAAGATGCAATATCAGGAACAAAATCAACCTTCAAATTTCCCAGTACACCAAGTTCAACCATTCCAGCAAATTCCTACTGCATCTGTAGAAACATCTGCTGTTGTTCCTGCATCATCCACTGGGAGTGGTTCTTCATCGAAACAACGGATGCGTTGGACACCAGAACTTCATGAAGCCTTTGTGGAAGCAGTCAACAAGCTTGGTGGAAGTGAAAGTAATTTGCGCTCCTTACTTTTAATCTTAAATAAGTATTGTACTGTTGTCTAACTTAATAATTCTATTTTCAAATACAGGAGCTACTCCCAAGGGTGTGCTTAAGTTAatgaaagttgaaagtttgaccATCTATCATGTAAAAAGTCACTTGCAGGTTTGTTCTTCATTTCTCATTCTCAAAGTTCGATATTTTCACATATAGACATACTGTATTATTACCTAATGGTACTGTGATACAATTTCTTATAATGCAGAAATATCGAACAGCTAGATATAAACCAGAAGCATCAGAGGGTACGCATCAATTTCTTTTTCCCTTGTCTGCTTTCTTACATGTGTCTTAATTTTGTCTCCCTCTTCAACTgtcaattttcttttgaaaaaaatagagttttgtgtatcccaatttatgtggcaccgTTTGACCGGGCATGAAGGTTAAGAAATAAGAGAAGACTTTGTTGTGTATACCAAATTGCCCTTATTAAAGTCTCTTTTAGTGCTTGCTTTTAATTGACTTTTCTTCCCAATAAAGTGTTAAGTGGGACCCAATATGGATAAAATGAGGATGGTGTCATTAAATAGTTGTCAAATAAGGAAAGGTAACATTCTTTCGGGGAcggactaaaaaagaaagagtgccacataaattgggacatagAAACTATAGTATACTTGTATTTGCAAGGGCCTGCTAGTGATGATCTTTAAGATGTTTTGTCTTCTTTTGGTGCTCAAGTATGTACGCATATGAATTCCTGACTAGGTTCTAAGCTGTGTGTTCCTGTGTTTCTTAAGTCAAGTCCTCTAGTCTACGGataaatcttttctttattttttgaaactggtaactttTTCTAATCCTCGGCATTAAGGGCTGTGCTGGCCACCTCCAAAAGATGTtacaagaaaggaaaaaagggAGAAAGAAATACTTACAAAGAGCCTATGAAGTCCACTAATCGGATCTCTTCTTCTATATTCtgttctttacaccaaaaacctAGAGTAGTAATTACTTTCCATTTGATCTTATGTATTGTACACTCCTTTCCCTCAAAAATTCTTTGATACCTTCCTTTCCATATAGTCCACCATATACATCCTGGAACTGTTCTCCACCATCTCTTTTGACTCTTTCTGCCTCCCTTTTGATCCAACAACTTAAGAGGTCAGAAGTGTGTTATAGGCTTCTAGCGTAGTCCAATACTCATTGGCTATGCTAGTAAACAAGGACCATACCTGTGCAGTTACCTTACAATGCATGTATGTTGACGCCCCTCTTCTGCATTGCTTCATGAGTCAGACAGCTCTTCCTAGCAACCAACCAAGTGAAGCATTTCACCTTGGTAGGTGCCACACTTTCCATATTGTGCTCCAAGGTCCAGTAGATCTTCCTGCACTTCCTCTGACCCCCCAGTTGTAAAGTCTGTTCATAGAAAATATCCCCATCTTTGTGATGTCCCCATGCTAATCTGTCTGGCTCTAGAGTAGTACGAGGGAATCCACCAATCAAATTCAAGAGCTCCACCACTCTATCAATCTCCCAGTCATTGAGCAACCTTCTAAATACTAGATTCCAGCCTTGTGGAGACCAGTCTATGGATAAATCTGTCCATTAAGAAATATGTAACATTAATGTTATGTGGCATTTCACCATACCTCAGGAAATTACTTTTTTGAGACGTGTCATGGACATGAAATCATACTTGTCTGAAAGGTATAACCTAACAAACTGGTAATTTTTGGAACTTTAATTGAAATTATCAAACTTCATACACGATTGCCAAGATCATAGAAAACTGGTAAAAAGTTTGCACTATTTAACTGGAACAAGTTAACTTCATACACCACTGCCAAATCTCACAATTTTCTGTGTCTTCCTTTTAATAGCCAAATAGATTTGTCACTAGGATgcaaattttctattttgacATTGTGTTACGAGATGTTTGGTGCTTGGAGAATGCTATTGTGGAATcctatattttgttgattttatctttctttttattcAAATATAGCTGCTCCTGACCCATTATTGTCTTCTGATGATTTTCTGCTTGCTGAGgcccttttatttcttttccttcttattATAGGTTCCTCTGAGAAGAAAGAGTCATCCATTGGCGATTTGTCAGCTCTGGACTTAAAAACGTTAGTAGCTGGGCCCATTGCTTCTGTTTTTATGCTTAATTATATCCATCATTTGGAATCTGGATAACATTTCTTAATTCACTTGTGCATTCACTAATGAGTGGATTAACCAATTTGAATGGCATATTTTGAGGGTACGATTTGTTTATTAGATGTTACTTGATAATGGACTTTGTCGACAGTGTAGGTGTTTTTGCCCTATGCTGTAGACTGAAAACATAAATTGGATATCCAGATATGGACTTCAATAGTTATATTACCTTAGATTGGTGCCATGAGATTTAACCTTCATTTTCTCTGGTATATGTGTAAGGGCttccaaaaagaaaaggatGACAATGATGTGGGacccttcttttttctttttctttttcttttttttgtgtgggaTACTCAAGTTGTCAACCAAACTGGAagatgagaaaaagaaaaggttagAATAGTTAAGTTGAGGCTTATGTAGACAggaattttttatataatgacATGGTGGCTTGGAGGGATATATTAAAGGCGCTGTTAAATTTTCCCATCATAACTTATTGTAATCTATTTTCTCATGTTATCTTTGTTATATGACGTGTTTGGGTTTCGATGCAGGGGTATTGAGATCACTGAAGCGTTGCGGTTACAGATGGAAGTTCAGAAACAGCTGCATGAACAGCTTGAGGTATGAATTCTTGTCTTAGCATCAAGATCTTGTGACTCTAGCTTCAATTTGACAGGTCATCACTGCTTGCATCATATGCTTTATTTTGTTGGAGATTGCTTCTGACTGCAGCCTTTTTGGTATAAAATGGTTGCATGGCATGGCCACTTCTTTTTTAGCCCTTTCTGATCGTCCCTCTCTACCTCtgcaaggtaggggtaaggtttgtatacacactaccctccccagaccctaCTTCTAGGATTACACCGGGCATGTTGTTTCCCTTTCTGATCTTCTGGTCTTCGCAAATAAATCTGAAGC is part of the Solanum stenotomum isolate F172 chromosome 8, ASM1918654v1, whole genome shotgun sequence genome and encodes:
- the LOC125873111 gene encoding protein PHOSPHATE STARVATION RESPONSE 1-like isoform X2; its protein translation is MEARPALSVQRTGAHQLSNFGASGAHSSLPVLQTSLEEKYPKLPGAALSSFPSNSGAVSHLFSSPSEFSTNLAFSSVLPYDEHLAPATFISQPTINEASIPLANSGVLQGAASSQYVNVNSESWRTELLPDYLDYSVNAPVQNTQLDCRNSGDCHIPPEDLSKQSDWPEWADLVMNDDDALTSNWMVDTSIADAEPKEQNQPSNFPVHQVQPFQQIPTASVETSAVVPASSTGSGSSSKQRMRWTPELHEAFVEAVNKLGGSERATPKGVLKLMKVESLTIYHVKSHLQKYRTARYKPEASEGSSEKKESSIGDLSALDLKTGIEITEALRLQMEVQKQLHEQLEIQRNLQLRIEEQGRCLQMMFEKQCKSMPGIDLAKGSSSMAEDVSAQLNDAVQSTSNKNDPGVSLVDHHEAGSYTAQKVVGEKQKEHEREDITSSSNSPPMKRAKVDE
- the LOC125873111 gene encoding protein PHOSPHATE STARVATION RESPONSE 1-like isoform X1, which produces MEARPALSVQRTGAHQLSNFGASGAHSSLPVLQTSLEEKYPKLPGAALSSFPSNSGAVSHLFSSPSEFSTNLAFSSVLPYDEHLAPATFISQPTINEASIPLANSGVLQGAASSQYVNVNSESWRTELLPDYLDYSVNAPVQNTQLDCRNSGDCHIPPEDLSKQSDWPEWADLVMNDDDALTSNWMVDTSIADAEPKMQYQEQNQPSNFPVHQVQPFQQIPTASVETSAVVPASSTGSGSSSKQRMRWTPELHEAFVEAVNKLGGSERATPKGVLKLMKVESLTIYHVKSHLQKYRTARYKPEASEGSSEKKESSIGDLSALDLKTGIEITEALRLQMEVQKQLHEQLEIQRNLQLRIEEQGRCLQMMFEKQCKSMPGIDLAKGSSSMAEDVSAQLNDAVQSTSNKNDPGVSLVDHHEAGSYTAQKVVGEKQKEHEREDITSSSNSPPMKRAKVDE